The Ignavibacteriota bacterium genome contains the following window.
TGATTATATTTTCTCAGTCTGTAGAAAAATATTGTATCGAACAGAATATCAGATTTGAGATTATAAATTCGAATCCTGATATAAACTCAGTAGTTATACTTTTGAAATCTCCTCCTGCTGAAATTTTAGAACCAAAACCCAAAAAGTCTTATCTTTACCGTCATTTTGAGGAAATTGGCTATATTGTCATCAAGATAGTAAAGGATACTTACAACTTTATTTCATTCTTCGGTGAACTTTTTATAAGATTTCTGACATTAATATTCAAGCCAAGCAGGTTGCGTTGGGAGGATATGCCTCTACACTTCACACAATCCGGTGTAATGGCACTTCCAATAACCCTTGTGATAGTTTTCCTTCTTGGTATGATTACCGGCTATCAGGGTGCTTTGCAGCTCAAACAATTTGGTGCTGATATGTTTATAGCTGACTTAGTAGGAATCTCACTAACTCGTGAGCTATCCCCTCTAATGGTTGCCATTCTTGTAGCCGGTCGTTCGGGTTCGGCATTTGCTGCAGAACTCGGCACCATGAAAGTTTCTGAAGAAATTGATGCCTTAACCACAATGGGCTTTGACAAATTTGAATTTCTTGTATTGCCAAGAGTTATGTCAGTAACACTTGCGATGCCTTTTTTAGTCATTATATGTAATATTGTCGGTATATTAGGTGGTCTGATCGCCGCTACTTCGACTCTGGATATAACTTTTTCAGGTTACATTGGCAGGATGCAAATGGCTCTCTCGCTTTGGGATATCGGATCAGGACTAATTAAGAGTATAGTTTTTGGATTTCTGATTTCAGCACTCGGCTGCTATAAGGGGTTGAATGTGCAGGGTGGAGCTGATGCTGTAGGGCGGTACACAACATCTTCGGTTGTAGCAGGTGTATTTCTGATTATTTTGGCTGATGCATTATTTACATTTATTTTTCAGGCGCTTGGAGTATGACAGATAATAAAGCAATTATTGAAGTCAGAAATCTGACCGTTCAGTATGGAGAGCTTGAGGTTCTAAAAAATGTTTCATTTAATATAGAAAAAGGTGAGATTTTTGTCATAGTCGGAGGAAGCGGTTGTGGAAAAAGTACACTTCTCAGGCAGATGATAGGTCTTGAAACACCAACAGACGGCGAAATTTTTATTGATGGAAAGAATTTTATTGAATCAACAAAAAATGAAAGAAAAGAAATACTTAAAAAATTTGGTGTGATGTTTCAATCAAGTGGATTATTCGCTTCAATGACACTTGCCGAGAACATTAAACTTGTTTTGGATGAATATACTGAATTAAATGATGATGAAATGGATGATGTTGTGGATATAAAGCTGTCATCTGTTGGTTTAAGCGGATTTAGGGATTATTATCCTGCTGAAATCAGTGGAGGGATGAAAAAGCGTGCTGCACTGGCAAGAGCAATGGCTTTGGACCCTTACATACTATTCTTTGATGAACCTTCATCTGGTTTAGATCCACTGACATCTGCATCATTAGATAAATTAATAATCGAAATTAACCGAATATTTAAAACAACAATGATAATTGTAACACACGACCTTGCAAGCGTTTTGTCAATTTCTCAAAGAATTATTATGCTTGACAAGTCGGTAAAAGGCATACTTGCTGAAGGTACTCTGGAGCAACTGGTTAGTATGAATGATAACGAAATGGTATATAATTTTTTTAATCGTTTGTCCAAGTAAACTTCTTTAATTATTAGAAAAAATTATCAAAACAAATATCGCCTATCAAAATGGGCGATATTTGTTTAAAAACCCGAGGTAAAGTCAGATCATATTCTTGTGTGGGCTCTTAATAAGAATAATCGTAAAGACTATATCTTATGCATTACTTTTCCAATCCGAGAATTGATTTGACAATATGACCTACCATAGCAGGATTTTCTTTTAATCTGCGAGTGGAATATCCATACCAGTCTTCACCGAAAGGGACATAGACTCTGAGGTTATGACCCATCTGAAGTATCTCATCACGTCTTTTCTCCCTAACGCCAAGTAACATCTGAAATTCGTAATCTTCTTTTTTAAGATTACGTTTTTTTACTGCTTCAAGTCCATACTCAATAAGCGGCTCGTCATGAGTAGCAATACCCACATAAAGCCCGTTATCGAGCATTAAATCAAGTAAATCTCTGAAGTTTTGACGTACTTCTTCGTACCCTTTATAAGCAATTTTTTCGCTTTCTACATAAATGCCTTTACATAGTCGTATATTCGGTTTGTAGTCAATAAGTGCTCTGACGTCATCCATACTGCGACGCATATAAGACTGAATGACTATTCCTACATTATCAAAACCGGCATCACGTAATTTTTTATAAAGATCGAGTGTCATCGTCGTATATGGAGAATTTTCCATATCAAGCCGAACAAAAATTCCGAGGGACTTTGCTTTAGCGACAAGTTTACTGATATTTTCATAACCGAAATCAAAATCAATTCCTAAACCAAGAGAAGTTGGTTTAATGGAGGAATAAGTACTTAACTTATGTTCGGAAATAGCATCAAGAACTTCCATACACATATCAGTTTCATGGACAGCCCGCTCACGAGTAGTAACAAATTCTCCAAGTACATCAATAGTACTCGAACCACCAATTTCCATAAGTTTTTTTGTTTCATTAATTGCATTTTCAAGCTTAAGACCTGCAATATATTTTTTAGCAAACAAAAATACAATTGACTTCGGTACTATCGGTAGTGTCTTTAAAACTATTTGATTTAACATATTTTTAATATCCGTAATAAATTTGCTGATTTTATAAAATGCAAAATTAACTAAAAGTAATCAAATAAACGAATTTTAAATTGAAATATGCTTAAAAATCTCAATTTTAGTTTCATCTATTCCACCTGAGGCATCAATAATTTTCACTCTTTCCGGTTCATTTGCAGCAATCTCGTCAAAACCTTTAATGACTCTAAGGAAAAAATTATCACCTGCTTTTTCGATTCTGTCTTTCTCACGGCTTCCTGCACGCTTTTTCGATTCCTGAAGTGATAATCTCAAATAAAATGTAAGATTTGGTTTCAAACCACCTGTTGCAATTTCATTGCAATTTTGAATTACATTCAAGTCTATTTGTCTGCCATAGCCCTGATATGCGGTTGTAGAGTCAAAAAATCTATCACATAGCACGTAATCACCTTTAGCAAGAGCAGGTTTAATTATGCTTTCAACAAGATTCGACCTTGCTGATTCAAATAAAAGCAATTCAGTAATATCGTTTAACTTACTTTTTGAAGAAAGCAATATTTCACGTATAGCCTCAGAAACATCTGTGCCACCCGGCTCTCGCAGACTGTGGACTTTGAATCCACGGCTTTCAAGCATCTCAGCCACCAGCTTTAACTGAGTAGTCTTACCGCAACCATCTATACCTTCAAATGTAATAAGCATAATAAATCCAATTTAGTTCTTTCCATCAATTATAACGACGATTTCACCCTTCAATCCATTTTTATTCCTAACGATTTCTATCAACTCCGCAATTGTTCCACGCAGAAATTCTTCATGAATCTTAGTAATTTCTCGTGCTATACATAGCTTTCTTTCTCCGCCTGCAATTTCAAAAAGTTCAATGAGGAGTTTCTCAATTCGGTGAGTTGATTCAAAAAGTATAACAGTATTGTCAATTTCACTTATTTTTTTTAAAAAAGTTTGTCGTCCTTTTTTCTGTGGAGCAAATCCTGCAAAAGTAAATCTGTGAACACTCATACCTGAAGCCGATAATGCTGCAACAAATGAAGTTGCACCCGGAACGGGAACAATCATAATTCCTTCATCAGCAGCTAAAGCAACTATTCTGAAGCCCGGATCTGAAATAAGAGGAGTTCCGGCATCCGAAATCAATGCAATTGATGAGCCGGATTTTATTAATTCCACTAATTTTTTGCTTTGTTCTGATTCATTATGCTCATGATAGCTGATTAATTTTTTGTGTTCAATTTCCAGTTTCTTGAGTAGAATGCCAGAATGGCGGGTATCCTCACAAGCTATAATATCTGCATTACGCAAAATGCGTAAAGCTCTTAATGTAATATCCTCAAGATTACCAATTGGAGTTGAAACAAGATATAAAGCCGGTTTTAAAGCATAATCCATATTATTTATTTCTCCGTAAATCTTTAAAAAAGTGAGTAATCATTGAGCTGCATCTTTCTTCGAGAAATCCTCCGTAAACTTCGCATCTGTGATTTAATTGTGCATTATTTAGCAGATTAAGAATGCTTCCGCCTGCTCCTGCTTTAGGGTCATAAGCTCCAAATATAACTGTTTTTAATCTAGATAGCACGATTGCTCCTGCACACATTGGGCAAGGCTCCAAAGTTACATATAGTGTGCAATCAATCAAATGCTTATAACCTGTAGTTTTAATTGCCTCGTTGATTGCAATAATTTCTGCGTGTTTAGTAGCATTTGCATTTTTTTCGACTTTATTATAACCTTTACCGATTATATCATAACCCCGCACTATAACTGCACCGATAGGAACATCTCCATTCTTTAAGGATTTCTCGGCAAGCCCCAGAGCTATGTCCATATAATAATTATGACTGTATTTAGGATAATTAAGTATCAATTTTTTCAGGTCAATTTAGTTAAGAATACTATAATATATTTCAGAAACATACTAGAAATGGATTCATTAATCAAACTAAAAAACTTTTTTGCGAGTAATATCTTTCCTTCATTTCATCTTTTATCATTGATAAGTCAACCAAAATCAAAGCTCCAATACAATTATTTAAATTATGGTCAACTCCCCATGAAATAAATTGCGTTCCACCTTGGGTAGTGAGCTCACTGTAGCGTCTGAATAAGACCGGTATACTAAGTCCCAGACTTTTTAAAGCAATTTTTAAATTTATAAAGTCTTTATTTAGATCATCAGCATAAATAATTTTGTCAACATCAGCCAGCACCTTGTTACTGAATTTATTAACCATCAGCGGTTTAGCAAGTGTAGAATCACCCGGATACCATTTTGAATAATATTTCACAATCAATGCTTTAGCAATTTCAGGATATGAATCACTAAGTGAAACATTACCCCATAAATACTTGATATCAGGATAATTCGATAAATAAGCCCCAATTCCCTGCCAGATATAGTCCAATGCATTACTTCGCCAATATTTTTGTTGAATAAAACTCCTGCCAACCTCAAGTGATGAATCAACCATATCTAAATAGACGTTAGAAAGTTCAAAAAGAGAAGAATTATAAAGTCCTTTCGGACCATATTTATCTAAAATATCGTGGGTATCACCAAGCCTGTAAGCACCAACAATTTCGTTGTTATTATCATCCCACAATACAATATGCTTATAGTATAAATCATGTATATCCATGTCAAATGTTTTTCCGCTTCCTTCTCCAACTTTGCGAAATGTTAATTCCCTAAGCCTCGATATTTCCTTAATGATGTTTGGTGCTACGTCATGCTCGACTACATAAATCTTCATATCATCATTAGTATTGCTAAGTAACCTTGAATTACCTAAATCTTCAACAAGGTTTTTTTTTTCAACAGGATGAATAATTGTTTGCTCGGTTTTGAAAAGTCCGGGCTCATTATCTCTTACTTTATAAATATGCTTGTAAAGCAGCTTAGTTTGAACGCTAATCTTCAGTTGACTGTTTTTGAAAGTTGTAGCAGGAATCAAATCTCCGATTTTAATCTTAATACTTCCATTTCTTTTTCTAAAGAGTTCTCTTGGTAACATCAACATACCAATATTAATATTTATCAAAGAGCTTAAATAGAATGTCAGTGAATTTCTGCCTTCTATGAATATTGGAAGTACCGGAGCTTCAGTTTTACCGCTAAAACGAATAGCTCCATTCTGCCACTTTAAATCACGAATTCCGGAAGCACGTAACCTTGAAACTTTTCCGGCAGGAAAAATTATTATCGCTTGCTCATCTTTAAGTGCTGCTTCAATATTTAATATCTGGGATTTTTGTTTAGTCATTGAATAAACATCAAGCGGAATAAATAGTTCGGACAAACTTTCCAAATTTTGCAATATGTCATTTGCCACGACTCTAACATCTTTTCTAACCTCGCTTATTGCTTTTAGCATAGCAAGACCATCAAGCCCGCCAAGCGGATGATTAGATACAATTATAAGCCGTCCTTCAGAAGGTATTTTTTCCTTATCTGACTGAGACATTATATACTTAAAATTTAACTCATTAAAAGTGGATTCGATAAAATCCAAGCCCCTTTTTT
Protein-coding sequences here:
- a CDS encoding lysophospholipid acyltransferase family protein is translated as MQKVDIRKILHAKIPGLFHKYPDFIGNLIVNFMKWFVKVDEVNRFLEIAGEKRGLDFIESTFNELNFKYIMSQSDKEKIPSEGRLIIVSNHPLGGLDGLAMLKAISEVRKDVRVVANDILQNLESLSELFIPLDVYSMTKQKSQILNIEAALKDEQAIIIFPAGKVSRLRASGIRDLKWQNGAIRFSGKTEAPVLPIFIEGRNSLTFYLSSLININIGMLMLPRELFRKRNGSIKIKIGDLIPATTFKNSQLKISVQTKLLYKHIYKVRDNEPGLFKTEQTIIHPVEKKNLVEDLGNSRLLSNTNDDMKIYVVEHDVAPNIIKEISRLRELTFRKVGEGSGKTFDMDIHDLYYKHIVLWDDNNNEIVGAYRLGDTHDILDKYGPKGLYNSSLFELSNVYLDMVDSSLEVGRSFIQQKYWRSNALDYIWQGIGAYLSNYPDIKYLWGNVSLSDSYPEIAKALIVKYYSKWYPGDSTLAKPLMVNKFSNKVLADVDKIIYADDLNKDFINLKIALKSLGLSIPVLFRRYSELTTQGGTQFISWGVDHNLNNCIGALILVDLSMIKDEMKERYYSQKSFLV
- a CDS encoding proline dehydrogenase family protein, encoding MLNQIVLKTLPIVPKSIVFLFAKKYIAGLKLENAINETKKLMEIGGSSTIDVLGEFVTTRERAVHETDMCMEVLDAISEHKLSTYSSIKPTSLGLGIDFDFGYENISKLVAKAKSLGIFVRLDMENSPYTTMTLDLYKKLRDAGFDNVGIVIQSYMRRSMDDVRALIDYKPNIRLCKGIYVESEKIAYKGYEEVRQNFRDLLDLMLDNGLYVGIATHDEPLIEYGLEAVKKRNLKKEDYEFQMLLGVREKRRDEILQMGHNLRVYVPFGEDWYGYSTRRLKENPAMVGHIVKSILGLEK
- a CDS encoding ABC transporter permease; amino-acid sequence: MKKSKPDTDYYKLQIEDGVLHLNVLMPLIYSNSEYFRSVLSEIGKIKDISKIEIDFSLQDNFDTYLIIFSQSVEKYCIEQNIRFEIINSNPDINSVVILLKSPPAEILEPKPKKSYLYRHFEEIGYIVIKIVKDTYNFISFFGELFIRFLTLIFKPSRLRWEDMPLHFTQSGVMALPITLVIVFLLGMITGYQGALQLKQFGADMFIADLVGISLTRELSPLMVAILVAGRSGSAFAAELGTMKVSEEIDALTTMGFDKFEFLVLPRVMSVTLAMPFLVIICNIVGILGGLIAATSTLDITFSGYIGRMQMALSLWDIGSGLIKSIVFGFLISALGCYKGLNVQGGADAVGRYTTSSVVAGVFLIILADALFTFIFQALGV
- a CDS encoding ATP-binding cassette domain-containing protein — translated: MTDNKAIIEVRNLTVQYGELEVLKNVSFNIEKGEIFVIVGGSGCGKSTLLRQMIGLETPTDGEIFIDGKNFIESTKNERKEILKKFGVMFQSSGLFASMTLAENIKLVLDEYTELNDDEMDDVVDIKLSSVGLSGFRDYYPAEISGGMKKRAALARAMALDPYILFFDEPSSGLDPLTSASLDKLIIEINRIFKTTMIIVTHDLASVLSISQRIIMLDKSVKGILAEGTLEQLVSMNDNEMVYNFFNRLSK
- the tmk gene encoding dTMP kinase, whose amino-acid sequence is MLITFEGIDGCGKTTQLKLVAEMLESRGFKVHSLREPGGTDVSEAIREILLSSKSKLNDITELLLFESARSNLVESIIKPALAKGDYVLCDRFFDSTTAYQGYGRQIDLNVIQNCNEIATGGLKPNLTFYLRLSLQESKKRAGSREKDRIEKAGDNFFLRVIKGFDEIAANEPERVKIIDASGGIDETKIEIFKHISI
- the tadA gene encoding tRNA adenosine(34) deaminase TadA, whose protein sequence is MDIALGLAEKSLKNGDVPIGAVIVRGYDIIGKGYNKVEKNANATKHAEIIAINEAIKTTGYKHLIDCTLYVTLEPCPMCAGAIVLSRLKTVIFGAYDPKAGAGGSILNLLNNAQLNHRCEVYGGFLEERCSSMITHFFKDLRRNK
- the rsmI gene encoding 16S rRNA (cytidine(1402)-2'-O)-methyltransferase; this translates as MDYALKPALYLVSTPIGNLEDITLRALRILRNADIIACEDTRHSGILLKKLEIEHKKLISYHEHNESEQSKKLVELIKSGSSIALISDAGTPLISDPGFRIVALAADEGIMIVPVPGATSFVAALSASGMSVHRFTFAGFAPQKKGRQTFLKKISEIDNTVILFESTHRIEKLLIELFEIAGGERKLCIAREITKIHEEFLRGTIAELIEIVRNKNGLKGEIVVIIDGKN